Proteins co-encoded in one Amblyraja radiata isolate CabotCenter1 chromosome 24, sAmbRad1.1.pri, whole genome shotgun sequence genomic window:
- the tstd1 gene encoding thiosulfate:glutathione sulfurtransferase isoform X2, with protein MGSTASEITCEQLERMMVDGRVPIFDVRNPDELENGKIVGSVNIPVDKVKDAFSLDAENFQDQFGAEKPKLESMLVFYCRAGRRGNTAMTIARDLGYTRAVNVIGGFQEWTGED; from the exons ATGGGTTCGACAG CGAGCGAGATTACTTGTGAACAGCTGGAGAGAATGATGGTGGATGGCAGAGTGCCCATCTTCGATGTCCGTAACCCGGACGAGCTGGAAAACGGCAAGATCGTTGGATCTGTCAACATTCCAG TCGACAAGGTGAAGGATGCCTTCTCACTGGACGCGGAGAACTTCCAGGACCAGTTTGGGGCGGAGAAGCCGAAACTGGAATCGATGCTGGTGTTTTACTGCAGGGCGGGGCGCCGAGGGAACACGGCCATGACGATCGCCCGGGATCTGGGCTACACCAG GGCCGTGAATGTAATTGGTGGTTTCCAGGAGTGGACTGGCGAAGACTAG